The following coding sequences are from one Numida meleagris isolate 19003 breed g44 Domestic line chromosome 22, NumMel1.0, whole genome shotgun sequence window:
- the NCDN gene encoding neurochondrin, which yields MASGPGAATLKKCLDVLRDARNDSEQLAALLLVTKAVRAGELDTKTRRQIFDAIGFTFPNRLLSSRQAPPGCPEHTFRALGLTLLACFCTDPELAGHSQILNKIPTFSDVLVSPCNPDCTSMVDDAYQCLTAVLATPRGPRELVTKGAVSALCQAYVNGGYGSDRALTLLLGLLAVAEVKCWQKDAPHLLAVLSKLSEEFVQAEDVTKFELCELLPCFIPLSPPLAEVSQGSECFHQLYRGLTNILGSKLSQSQRDPALKLAASLVQACGSEWIPAGSTGSKFLALLVNLACVEVRLTLEEPDPLEVEGKKEVVTACYVLIEMGIQECLKEEESPLDEAQRMQLMRIMEEAFGAVVFYLRQVKEEELQDPFVFASVRILGAWMAEETSSLKQEICELLPFLIHYTKKLFKEGGPAENLPQTAGLVSSDGSILGQDALRFLLPGFCHLTAEDRPRDILISEGAPALLCDYFVHQWEVLTSQSQSPSPLTSTEMSLQTLCGIFLNLVVTAPDLIRQEKTFSSLMDTLLKSLPFLLPQRDHLVLAANIATLGLMMARILSNSAVLQKTGSAKEFFKAAIHFLSQAHTAQADPGSHGLALAISPAYVSAWDDIRELWFLGMQALASCVPLFPWLPQAVLQAQWLEGLSELLTRVTAASVDFELVAAFQGVLVELVRTSEPCREVILSHHGEEWANLYGMAALEQCLSRQ from the exons ATGGCCTCGGGACCCGGAGCCGCCACGCTGAAGAAGTGCCTGGACGTGCTGAGGGACGCCAGGAACGACAGcgagcagctggcagccctgctgctg GTGACCAAAGCGGTCAGAGCCGGAGAGCTGGACACGAAGACCCGGCGCCAGATCTTCGACGCCATTGGCTTCACGTTTCCCAACCGCCTGCTGAGCTCCAGGCAGGCGCCGCCGGGCTGCCCCGAGCACACGTTCCGGGCGCTGGGCCTCACCCTGCTGGCATGCTTCTGCACCGACCCGGAGCTGGCCGGCCACTCGCAGATCCTGAACAAAATCCCAACCTTCAGCGACGTCCTGGTTTCCCCCTGTAATCCGGACTGCACGTCCATGGTGGATGATGCGTACCAGTGCCTGACCGCTGTCCTGGCCACCCCCAGGGGCCCCAGGGAGCTGGTGACCAAAGGAGCGGtctctgccctgtgccaggcTTATGTGAATGGTGGTTATGGCTCTGACCGCGCCTTGAcgctgctcctggggctgctggctgtaGCAGAGGTGAAGTGCTGGCAGAAGGATGCTCCACACCTCCTGGCCGTGCTCAGCAAGCTCTCTGAGGAGTTTGTCCAGGCTGAAGACGTGACCAAGTTTGAGCTGTGTGAGCTTTTGCCTTGCTTCATCCCCCTCTCACCACCACTTGCAGAAGTCTCACAGGGCTCTGAGTGCTTCCATCAGCTTTACAGAGGGCTGACCAACATTCTGGGCAGTAAACTCAGCCAGTCACAGCGGGACCCTGCTCTGAAGCTTGCTGCCAGCCTCGTGCAGGCCTGTGGGTCAGAGTGGATCCCGGCAGGGAGCACTGGCAGCAAGTTCCTGGCCTTGCTGGTGAACTTGGCTTGTGTGGAAGTCCGCCTAACCCTAGAGGAGCCTGATCCCTTGgaggtggaggggaaaaaagaagtggtaACAGCCTGCTATGTCCTTATCGAGATGGGGATCCAAGAGTGTCTGAAAGAAGAGGAATCACCGCTAGATGAAGCACAGAGAATGCAGCTCATGAGGATCATGGAGGAAGCATTTGGAGCTGTAGTATTTTACTTGAGACAG GTTAAAGAGGAGGAGCTACAAGATCCTTTTGTATTTGCTTCTGTTCGAATCCTTGGAGCCTGGATGGCAGAAGAGACATCCTCCCTCAAGCAAGAGATCTGTGAGCTCTTGCCTTTCCTTATTCATTACACCAAGAAGCTTTTCAAAGAGGGTGGCCCAGCAGAGAATCTTCCCCAGACAGCTGGGCTGGTCAGCAGTGACGGCTCCATCTTAGGCCAGGATGCTCTGCG ATTTCTGCTACCTGGTTTTTGCCATTTAACAGCAGAGGACAGACCCAGAGACATCCTTATCTCAGAAGGGGCACCAGCACTACTGTGTGACTACTTTGTGCATCAGTGGGAGGTGCTGACCTCTCAGTCTCAGTCCCCAAGTCCCCTGACAAGCACCGAGATGAGCCTGCAGACTTTATGTGGGATCTTCCTTAACCTGGTTGTGACTGCACCAGACCTCATCAG GCAGGAGAAAACCTTCTCTTCTTTGATGGACACGTTGCTGAagtctcttcccttccttctacCTCAGAGGGATCACCTGGTGCTAGCAGCCAACATTGCCACTCTGGGCTTGATGATGGCAAGGATCCTTTCAAATTCAGCAG ttcttcagaagACTGGCTCTGCAAAGgaatttttcaaagcagccaTTCACTTCTTGTCCCAGGCTCACACAGCCCAAGCAGACCCTGGCAGCCATGGCTTGGCCCTGGCCATATCCCCTGCCTATGTGAGTGCCTGGGATGACATCCGTGAGCTCTGGTTCCTGGGGATGCAGGCCTTGGCCAGCTGCGTGCCGCTTTTCCCCTGGCTGCCACAAGCTGTCCTCCAGGCACAGTGGCTGGAAGGGCTCTCAGAGTTACTGACACGTGTCACTGCAGCCTCAGTGGATTTCGAGCTCGTCGCTGCTTTCCAGGGTGTCCTGGTTGAGCTGGTCAGAACCAGCGAGCCAtgcagggaagtgatcctgTCACACCACGGGGAGGAGTGGGCCAACCTTTATGGTATGGCAGCTTTGGAACAGTGTCTATCCAGGCAATGA